A single Amphiura filiformis chromosome 8, Afil_fr2py, whole genome shotgun sequence DNA region contains:
- the LOC140159474 gene encoding steroid 17-alpha-hydroxylase/17,20 lyase-like, with the protein MDWIEVSDLRFFSQGYKDIVFSTSNDTWKLHRKIGHSAIRQFASGKRLDKLVHSVLPKLSRALDENEGKSFEPKEVLGVSVYNILATMCFGHEYSFGDPKLKYFINFNKIILKEFGNGVPADIVPFLKYVPDKKTKRFCGLVEEFLEELQKELDAHKETYDPENIQDLIDSLLKEQENAIADGSAKVDSLTDVHLLQTVSDVFIAGTDTTTTTLHWFVALMVQHPEIQEKIAEEMDRVVGRDRLPILEDRGKLPYTEACMYEMLRYSSVVPVGLIHTTIEDTTLSNYAIPKDTWIFVNHWAIHRNEKFWDEPFKFKPEHFLDESSEVRKHPEGFLPFSFGRRSCLGEALAKAEIFLLSSWLFQHYTFSKPPEQEGKFEIKLDPSSSFTHMPDDYNIVVKKRF; encoded by the exons CTGAGGTTTTTTTCCCAAGGCTACAAAGATATTGTGTTTTCTACATCAAATGACACATGGAAACTTCATCGTAAGATTGGACATAGCGCCATCAG GCAATTTGCATCTGGAAAGCGGCTGGATAAGCTAGTTCACAGCGTTTTACCCAAACTAAGTAGAGCTCTTgatgaaaatgaaggaaaatcatttGAACCAAAGGAAGTACTTGGTGTTTCTGTTTATAACATCCTGGCAACCATGTGTTTTGGACATGA gtATTCATTTGGAGATCCAAAACTAAAGTATTTCATAAACTTCAATAAAATTATATTGAAAGAATTTGGTAATGGCGTGCCTGCAGATATCGTACCCTTCTTGAAGTATGTCCCCGATAAGAAGACTAAAAGATTTTGTGGATTGGTTGAAGAATTCCTGGAAGAGCTACAGAAGGAATTGGATGCTCACAAAGAAACCTATGATCCTG AAAATATTCAGGATTTGATCGATTCCCTGTTGAAGGAGCAAGAGAATGCCATCGCTGATGGATCAGCTAAAGTTGACTCGCTGACTGATGTACATCTGCTGCAAACTGTTAGTGATGTCTTCATAG CTGGAACAGATACAACTACTACCACTCTTCATTGGTTTGTGGCTCTGATGGTACAACATCCTGAAATACAAGAAAAAATTGCTGAAGAAATGGACAGGGTAGTTGGGAGAGATCGTCTACCAATTTTAGAAGATCGTGGCAAGCTACCATACACAGAGGCATGCATGTATGAGATGTTACGTTACAGTTCTGTTGTTCCAGTGGGTCTTATTCATACTACTATTGAAGACACCACACTTA GTAACTATGCAATTCCTAAAGACACATGGATATTTGTCAACCATTGGGCTATCCACCGGAATGAGAAGTTCTGGGATGAACCATTCAAATTCAAACCAG AACACTTTTTGGATGAATCTAGCGAGGTGCGCAAACATCCCGAGGGATTTCTTCCATTCTCGTTTGGTCGTCGTAGTTGCCTTGGTGAAGCTTTAGCCAAAGCAGAGATATTTCTTCTATCCTCCTGGCTGTTCCAGCACTACACCTTCTCCAAACCACCAGAGCAAGAGGGGAAATTTGAGATCAAGTTGGACCCATCTTCTTCCTTCACACACATGCCTGATGATTACAACATTGTCGTCAAGAAACGCTTCTGA
- the LOC140159475 gene encoding steroid 17-alpha-hydroxylase/17,20 lyase-like has translation MLEYIISSLNTSTILLLVVSLLVYVWYRNVSRPPGFPPGPTALPVVGNIFELKGPLYEEFNKLAKKYGDIFSVKIGNNWAVILNNFQLAKDAYLKKPVEFAGRPESFTAEVLSQGYKDIIFSTPNDTWKLHRKIGHSAIRHFASGKRLDKLVHSVLPKLSRALDENEGKSFEPKEVLGVSVYNILATMCFGHEYEDPKLKCFMDFNKSLVIEFGNGVPADYVPILKYVPDKTTKRFCELVEEFQGEIQKELDAHKETYDPENIRDLIDSLLKEQENAIAEGSAKVDSLTDVHLLQTVGDMFIGGADTTTSSLHWSVALMVQHPEIQEKIAEEMDRVVGRDRPPSLEDRGKLPYTEACMYEMLRYSSIAPVGGIHTTIEDTTLSGYMIPKDTWIFVNQWAIHYNERFWDEPFKFKPEHFLDESGEVRLHPEGFLPFSFGRRVCLGEAFAKAEIFLLFSWLFQHYTFSIPPEQEGKFEIKLDTGSPLAHQPDDFNIVVKKRF, from the exons ATGTTGGAATATATAATCTCATCATTGAACACTTCAACCATCCTCTTACTGGTAGTCTCATTACTGGTTTATGTATGGTACAGAAATGTAAGCCGCCCTCCTGGATTCCCACCTGGACCTACTGCACTACCCGTTGTAGGCAATATATTTG AACTGAAAGGTCCTCTGTATGAAGAGTTTAATAAGTTAGCCAAAAAGTATGGTGATATATTCTCTGTCAAGATTGGCAACAACTGGGCTGTCATCCTTAATAATTTTCAActtgctaaagatgcctacttgAAGAAGCCTGTAGAATTTGCTGGAAGACCTGAAAGTTTTACAG CTGAAGTTTTATCACAAGGCTACAAAGATATCATATTTAGTACACCCAATGACACATGGAAACTTCATCGTAAGATTGGACATAGTGCCATCAG GCACTTTGCATCTGGAAAGCGGCTGGATAAGCTAGTTCACAGTGTTCTACCCAAACTAAGCAGAGCTCTTgatgaaaatgaaggaaaatcatttGAACCAAAGGAAGTACTTGGTGTTTCTGTTTATAACATCCTGGCAACCATGTGTTTTGGACATGA gtATGAGGACCCAAAACTGAAGTGTTTTATGGACTTCAATAAAAGTTTAGTAATAGAATTTGGTAATGGTGTGCCTGCAGATTACGTACCCATCTTGAAGTATGTCCCTGATAAGACGACTAAACGATTTTGTGAACTAGTTGAAGAATTCCAAGGAGAGATACAGAAGGAATTGGATGCTCACAAAGAAACctatgatcctg AAAATATTCGGGATTTGATAGATTCCTTGTTGAAGGAGCAAGAGAATGCCATCGCTGAAGGATCAGCTAAAGTTGACTCGCTGACTGATGTACATCTACTTCAAACTGTTGGTGATATGTTCATAG GTGGAGCAGATACAACTACTAGCTCTCTGCACTGGTCTGTGGCTCTGATGGTACAACATCCTGAAATCCAAGAGAAAATTGCTGAAGAAATGGACAGGGTAGTTGGGAGAGATCGTCCACCCAGTTTAGAAGATCGTGGCAAGCTACCATACACAGAGGCATGCATGTACGAGATGTTGCGTTACAGTTCTATTGCCCCTGTGGGTGGTATTCACACCACTATTGAAGATACCACACTAA gtGGCTATATGATTCCTAAAGACACATGGATATTTGTTAATCAATGGGCTATCCACTATAATGAGAGATTTTGGGATGAACCATTCAAATTCAAACCAG aaCACTTTTTAGATGAATCTGGCGAGGTGCGCCTACATCCTGAAGGATTTCTTCCATTCTCATTTGGTCGACGTGTTTGCCTCGGTGAAGCTTTTGCCAAAGCGGAGATATTCCTTCTGTTCTCTTGGTTATTTCAACACTACACCTTCTCTATACCACCTGAGCAAGAGGGGAAATTTGAGATCAAGTTGGACACAGGCTCTCCACTGGCACACCAGCCTGATGATTTCAATATTGTTGTCAAGAAACGCTTCTGA